One genomic segment of Anticarsia gemmatalis isolate Benzon Research Colony breed Stoneville strain chromosome Z, ilAntGemm2 primary, whole genome shotgun sequence includes these proteins:
- the LOC142986234 gene encoding uncharacterized protein LOC142986234 — protein MACNHQQDGWQEVDPPCVHPMCALRNDPADYEYVSGFTQKRADEMSDYYNLESTRAGEPHWTIVREQFCAAQSLRGSSWYRVVVIDILDLHTLLVHYIDLALTAQVPAAIVRPLRSAWCDLPEDQVRACLGYDNDSASDDENKFKESCTPINNEKPIQLHVFTMNQCPDLVEAAIKELEDKGMTSVPPRPRRTA, from the exons ATGGCATGCAAC CACCAGCAAGACGGATGGCAGGAAGTCGACCCGCCCTGCGTGCACCCCATGTGTGCGCTTCGTAATGACCCCGCAGACTATGAATATGTTTCTGGTTTCACACAAAAACGGGCGGATGAGATGTC CGATTATTATAATCTGGAGAGCACCCGCGCTGGGGAGCCGCACTGGACAATCGTCCGCGAGCAGTTCTGTGCGGCGCAGTCGCTCCGTGGCTCCTCCTGGTACCGGGTCGTAGTCATCGACATCTTAGATTTGCACACTCTGTTG GTGCACTACATCGATCTCGCGCTCACCGCGCAAGTTCCGGCGGCGATAGTCCGCCCTCTTCGCTCTGCGTGGTGTGACTTACCGGAGGACCAGGTGCGCGCCTGCCTGGGGTACGACAATGATTCAGCTTCCGATGATGAAAATAAGTTCAAAGAATCCTGTACTCCGATTAACAATGAGAAGCCGATACAACTCCATGTCTTTACCATGAACCAGTGTCCGGATTTGGTCGAAGCCGCAATTAAAGAGCTGGAGGACAAGGGAATGACGAGTGTGCCACCGCGCCCTCGCCGTACCGCCTAA